Proteins encoded together in one Mannheimia haemolytica window:
- the gapA gene encoding Glyceraldehyde-3-phosphate dehydrogenase A — MAIKIGINGFGRIGRIVFRAAQHRDDIEVVGINDLIDVDYMAYMLKYDSTHGRFDGTVEVKDGQLVVNGKAIRVTAERDPANLKWNEIGVDIAVEATGLFLDDETARKHITAGAKKVVLTGPSKDATPMFVNGVNFDTYAGQDIVSNASCTTNCLAPLAKVIHEKFGIKEGLMTTVHATTATQKTVDGPSAKDWRGGRGASQNIIPSSTGAAKAVGKVLPALNGKLTGMAFRVPTTNVSVVDLTVNLEKPATYAEICAEIKRASENEMKGVLGYTEDAVVSTDFNGATETSVFDAAAGIALTDTFVKLVSWYDNEVGYSNKVLDLVAHVYNYKG, encoded by the coding sequence ATGGCAATTAAAATTGGTATTAACGGCTTTGGCCGTATCGGTCGTATCGTTTTCCGTGCAGCACAACACCGTGATGACATTGAAGTTGTAGGTATCAACGACTTAATCGACGTTGATTATATGGCTTATATGCTAAAATATGACTCAACTCACGGTCGTTTTGACGGTACTGTTGAAGTTAAAGATGGTCAATTAGTAGTTAATGGTAAAGCGATCCGTGTAACAGCTGAACGTGATCCGGCTAACTTAAAATGGAATGAGATCGGTGTTGATATCGCAGTTGAAGCAACCGGTTTATTCTTAGATGATGAAACTGCTCGTAAGCACATCACTGCTGGTGCAAAAAAAGTAGTTTTAACCGGCCCGTCTAAAGATGCAACTCCTATGTTCGTAAACGGCGTAAACTTTGATACTTACGCAGGCCAAGACATCGTGTCTAACGCTTCTTGTACAACAAACTGCTTAGCACCATTAGCTAAAGTTATTCACGAAAAATTCGGCATTAAAGAAGGTTTAATGACAACTGTTCACGCAACTACTGCAACGCAAAAAACAGTAGATGGTCCATCAGCGAAAGACTGGCGTGGTGGTCGTGGCGCATCACAAAATATCATTCCTTCATCAACAGGTGCAGCGAAAGCAGTAGGTAAAGTATTACCTGCATTAAACGGCAAATTAACCGGTATGGCTTTCCGTGTTCCAACTACTAACGTTTCTGTTGTTGACTTAACCGTAAACTTAGAAAAACCGGCAACTTATGCAGAAATCTGTGCTGAAATCAAACGTGCTTCTGAAAACGAAATGAAAGGCGTGTTAGGCTACACAGAAGATGCTGTTGTTTCAACAGACTTCAACGGTGCAACTGAAACTTCAGTATTTGATGCAGCAGCAGGTATCGCATTAACTGATACTTTCGTTAAATTAGTATCTTGGTACGATAACGAAGTTGGCTACTCAAACAAAGTATTAGACTTAGTTGCTCACGTATATAACTACAAAGGTTAA